In Tsuneonella amylolytica, one genomic interval encodes:
- a CDS encoding 1-acyl-sn-glycerol-3-phosphate acyltransferase, protein MSARPGFLSRIAHRALIALYRGRGYRIEGSAPPVAKCVVLGAPHTSNWDFVFVLGAVEDLGMRPAFMGKHTLFRWPMTRFMYDMGGVSVDRSRRKANYVSQVADAFARADQLALVIAPEGSRTSGGEWRSGFWHIARAAGVPIVPAWVDQDGRRGGIGEALWPSEDFAADLAQLAAFYRTKRPECDRFDRLAEQAERLAARGDDTLADS, encoded by the coding sequence GTGAGCGCGCGGCCGGGGTTCCTGTCCCGCATCGCGCACCGCGCCCTCATCGCGCTCTATCGGGGGCGCGGCTACCGGATCGAAGGCAGCGCGCCCCCGGTCGCCAAGTGCGTGGTGCTGGGCGCGCCGCACACCTCCAACTGGGACTTCGTCTTCGTTCTCGGCGCGGTCGAGGACCTCGGCATGCGCCCGGCCTTCATGGGCAAGCACACGCTGTTCCGCTGGCCGATGACCCGCTTCATGTACGACATGGGCGGCGTTTCGGTCGACCGTTCGCGCCGCAAGGCCAACTACGTGAGCCAGGTCGCCGATGCCTTCGCCCGGGCCGACCAGCTCGCGCTCGTCATCGCGCCCGAGGGGTCGCGGACGTCGGGCGGCGAATGGCGGTCCGGCTTCTGGCACATTGCGCGGGCGGCGGGCGTACCCATCGTTCCGGCCTGGGTCGACCAGGACGGGCGGCGCGGCGGTATCGGGGAAGCCCTGTGGCCGAGCGAGGATTTCGCCGCAGACCTGGCGCAGCTTGCCGCCTTCTATCGCACGAAGCGGCCGGAATGCGACCGTTTCGACCGGCTCGCCGAGCAGGCTGAACGGCTGGCCGCGCGCGGCGACGACACGCTCGCCGACAGCTGA
- a CDS encoding M20/M25/M40 family metallo-hydrolase: MKTSLIALAAAFVAATSPATAQMKIEPMGPLRADQTQFLSLYKELVETDTSVNGGSCTKAASQIAARMRAAGFTDAELTPFSVPEHPEDGGLVATLEGTSKTLKPMLLLAHIDVVAAKRADWERDPFKFIEEDGYYYARGIVDDKYMASVWADTLIRMKATGKRPQRTIKMALTCGEETDTAFNGAQYLTSQRKDLVGAAFALNEGGGGRTDGNGNLVVQTVQVGEKVYQDYKLTATNPGGHSSQPVPQNAIYDMARALDAVAKHEFPAEFNDTTRAFFAKAGAIRQDEAGKAMVALSKNLGDTAALAVVDRDKALHSMLRTTCVATMIEGGHAVNALPQKVTANVNCRIFPGHTPEEIKGELARVIGNDKISIAYGRDDKPLAVNPPMNPAIIGPIETLAKKYFPGVPVVPTMSTGATDGVYTGGAGIPTYGVPSAWANPDGNGTHGLNERIEIAGVYRGRDFLYDLVQALSSK, encoded by the coding sequence ATGAAGACCAGCCTGATCGCACTCGCCGCCGCATTCGTCGCGGCCACCTCCCCCGCAACAGCGCAGATGAAGATCGAGCCGATGGGCCCGCTGCGAGCGGATCAGACGCAGTTCCTCTCGCTGTACAAGGAACTGGTCGAAACCGACACGTCGGTAAACGGCGGCAGCTGCACGAAGGCCGCCTCGCAGATCGCCGCGCGGATGCGGGCGGCGGGCTTCACCGATGCCGAACTGACCCCTTTCTCGGTGCCCGAGCATCCGGAGGACGGCGGCCTCGTCGCCACGCTGGAAGGCACTTCGAAGACGTTGAAGCCGATGCTGCTGCTCGCACACATCGACGTCGTCGCCGCCAAGCGCGCTGACTGGGAGCGCGATCCCTTCAAGTTCATCGAGGAAGACGGATACTACTACGCCCGCGGCATCGTGGACGACAAGTACATGGCCTCGGTCTGGGCCGACACGCTCATCCGCATGAAGGCAACCGGCAAGCGGCCGCAGCGCACGATCAAGATGGCGCTGACCTGCGGCGAGGAGACGGACACCGCCTTCAACGGGGCGCAGTACCTCACCAGCCAGCGCAAGGACTTGGTCGGCGCGGCCTTCGCTCTCAACGAGGGCGGCGGCGGGCGGACCGACGGGAACGGCAACCTCGTGGTCCAGACGGTCCAGGTCGGCGAGAAGGTCTACCAGGATTACAAGCTGACCGCGACCAACCCCGGCGGCCATTCGAGCCAGCCGGTGCCGCAGAACGCGATCTACGACATGGCGCGGGCACTCGACGCGGTGGCGAAGCACGAATTCCCGGCCGAGTTCAACGACACCACCCGCGCCTTCTTCGCCAAGGCAGGCGCGATCCGCCAGGACGAGGCGGGCAAGGCGATGGTCGCGCTGTCGAAGAACCTCGGCGACACCGCCGCGCTCGCGGTTGTGGACCGGGACAAGGCGTTGCATTCGATGTTGCGGACGACCTGCGTCGCCACGATGATCGAGGGCGGTCACGCGGTGAACGCGCTGCCGCAGAAGGTCACCGCCAACGTCAATTGCCGCATCTTCCCCGGCCATACGCCCGAGGAGATCAAGGGCGAACTCGCTCGCGTGATCGGCAACGACAAAATCTCGATCGCCTATGGCCGTGACGACAAGCCGCTTGCGGTCAACCCGCCGATGAACCCTGCCATCATCGGCCCGATCGAGACGCTGGCGAAGAAGTATTTCCCCGGCGTGCCGGTCGTCCCGACGATGAGCACCGGGGCGACCGACGGTGTCTATACCGGCGGGGCGGGCATCCCGACTTACGGCGTGCCGAGCGCCTGGGCAAATCCCGACGGCAACGGAACCCACGGCCTCAACGAACGGATCGAGATCGCCGGCGTCTATCGCGGCCGCGACTTCCTTTACGACTTGGTCCAGGCGTTGTCGTCGAAGTAG
- the gyrB gene encoding DNA topoisomerase (ATP-hydrolyzing) subunit B → MDETPENAAAGEPQKQANQNGYGADSIKVLKGLDAVRKRPGMYIGDTDDGSGLHHMVFEVSDNAIDEALAGHCDLVLIELNPDGSVSVEDNGRGIPVDMHAEEGVSAAEVIMTQLHAGGKFENTSDDNAYKVSGGLHGVGVSVVNALSEWLELTIWRDGKEHWMRFEHGDAVAPLVVKGPGRDRNGTRVTFMHSNDTFKNVTEYDFDKLEHRYRELAFLNSGVRIKLVDKRHEEPIEHDLYYEGGIAAFVKYLDRNKQPLVPEPISVSADKDGIGIDVALEWNDSYYENVLCFTNNIPQRDGGTHLAAFRAALTRTINNYAERTGLLKKEKVGLTGEDMREGLTAIVSVKLPDPKFGSQTKDKLVSSEVRQPLESLMSEKMTEWLEENPADAKAIIQKIVDAAAAREAARRAREMSRKGAMSVASLPGKLSDCRERDPAKSEIFLVEGDSAGGSAKSGRDSQYQAILPLKGKILNVERARFDRIISSKEVGTLIQAMGTGLRDEFNLEKLRYHKIVIMTDADVDGAHIRTLLLTFFHRQMPEIIKAGHLYIAQPPLFKVAKGRSEVYLKDQGALDRYLVDAGLSGRTLETAGGARFGEDLRSLVDYALRIRSLLGFVPRKYDPAVVEQMALAGAFDPELDAGTRMQALEYAAQRLGMSDPEAEWSILRRDDGSIAFARKWRGVTDAHEIDAKFLDSAEARKLHRIGSEHAEAFASPGNFVRSSAEPEPEPEGDVAENEDGATAGSEAATVAVEGAITRPTELLDAVLAAGRKGLSISRYKGLGEMNAEQLWETTLDPDNRALLQVKVEDADVTDEIFTRLMGDVVEPRREFIQENALNVANLDV, encoded by the coding sequence ATGGACGAAACCCCCGAAAACGCCGCGGCCGGCGAGCCGCAGAAGCAGGCCAACCAGAACGGCTACGGCGCCGACTCGATCAAGGTTCTCAAGGGCCTCGATGCGGTGCGCAAGCGGCCCGGCATGTACATCGGCGATACCGACGACGGGTCGGGCCTGCATCACATGGTGTTCGAGGTTTCGGACAACGCCATCGACGAGGCGCTGGCGGGACATTGCGACCTCGTCCTCATCGAATTGAACCCCGACGGCAGCGTCAGCGTCGAGGACAACGGGCGCGGCATCCCGGTCGACATGCACGCCGAAGAGGGCGTGAGCGCGGCCGAAGTCATCATGACCCAACTCCACGCGGGCGGTAAGTTCGAGAACACCAGCGACGACAACGCCTACAAGGTGTCGGGCGGCCTGCACGGCGTGGGCGTGTCGGTCGTCAACGCGCTCAGCGAATGGCTGGAGCTCACCATCTGGCGCGACGGCAAGGAGCACTGGATGCGCTTCGAGCACGGCGATGCGGTCGCCCCGCTCGTGGTCAAGGGGCCGGGGCGCGATCGCAACGGCACGCGCGTCACCTTCATGCACTCCAACGACACGTTCAAGAACGTGACGGAGTACGATTTCGACAAGCTCGAGCATCGCTACCGCGAACTTGCGTTCCTCAATTCGGGCGTGCGGATCAAGCTGGTCGACAAGCGGCACGAGGAGCCGATCGAGCACGACCTCTACTACGAAGGCGGGATCGCCGCATTCGTGAAGTACCTCGACCGCAACAAGCAGCCGCTGGTGCCCGAACCGATCTCGGTGTCGGCCGACAAGGACGGCATCGGCATCGACGTCGCGCTCGAATGGAACGATTCCTACTACGAAAACGTGCTCTGCTTCACGAACAACATTCCCCAGCGCGACGGCGGCACGCACCTCGCCGCGTTCCGCGCCGCGCTGACCCGCACGATCAACAACTACGCCGAGCGCACAGGCCTCCTGAAGAAGGAAAAGGTCGGCCTGACGGGCGAGGACATGCGCGAAGGGCTGACCGCGATCGTCTCCGTCAAGCTGCCCGATCCCAAGTTCGGATCGCAGACCAAGGACAAGCTGGTCAGCTCCGAAGTGCGTCAGCCGCTGGAATCGCTGATGAGCGAGAAGATGACCGAGTGGCTGGAGGAAAACCCGGCCGATGCGAAGGCGATCATCCAGAAGATCGTCGATGCCGCCGCCGCGCGCGAGGCCGCCCGCCGGGCGCGCGAAATGAGCCGCAAGGGCGCGATGTCGGTCGCATCTCTGCCGGGCAAGCTCTCCGATTGCCGCGAGCGCGACCCCGCCAAGAGCGAGATCTTCCTGGTCGAGGGTGACAGCGCCGGCGGCTCGGCCAAGTCGGGCCGCGACAGCCAGTACCAGGCGATCCTGCCGCTGAAGGGCAAGATCCTCAACGTGGAACGCGCCCGGTTCGACCGGATCATCTCGTCGAAGGAAGTCGGTACGCTGATCCAGGCGATGGGCACCGGTCTGCGCGACGAATTCAACCTCGAGAAGCTGCGCTACCACAAGATCGTCATCATGACCGACGCCGACGTCGACGGCGCGCACATCCGCACGCTGCTGCTGACGTTCTTCCACCGCCAGATGCCCGAGATCATCAAGGCCGGGCACCTCTACATCGCGCAGCCGCCGCTGTTCAAGGTCGCCAAGGGGCGGAGCGAGGTCTACCTCAAGGACCAGGGCGCGCTCGACCGCTACCTCGTGGATGCGGGCCTGTCCGGGCGGACGCTTGAAACCGCCGGCGGGGCGCGCTTCGGCGAGGATCTCCGCTCGCTCGTCGACTATGCGCTGCGCATCCGCAGCCTGCTCGGTTTCGTGCCGCGCAAGTACGATCCCGCGGTGGTCGAGCAGATGGCGCTTGCGGGCGCGTTCGATCCCGAACTCGATGCCGGCACCCGGATGCAGGCGCTCGAGTACGCGGCGCAGCGCCTCGGCATGAGCGATCCGGAGGCCGAATGGTCGATTCTTCGGCGCGACGACGGTTCGATCGCCTTTGCCCGCAAATGGCGCGGGGTAACCGACGCGCACGAGATCGACGCCAAGTTCCTCGACAGCGCGGAGGCGCGCAAGCTGCACCGGATCGGCAGCGAGCACGCCGAAGCGTTCGCGAGCCCGGGCAACTTCGTCCGCTCCTCCGCCGAGCCCGAACCCGAGCCGGAAGGCGATGTCGCTGAAAACGAAGACGGCGCGACCGCCGGGTCCGAGGCCGCAACCGTCGCGGTCGAAGGTGCAATCACCCGGCCGACCGAGCTGCTCGACGCGGTGCTCGCGGCCGGGCGCAAGGGCCTCTCGATCAGCCGCTACAAGGGGCTGGGCGAGATGAACGCGGAGCAGCTGTGGGAGACCACGCTCGATCCCGACAACCGCGCGCTGCTGCAGGTGAAGGTCGAGGACGCCGATGTGACCGACGAAATCTTCACCCGCCTGATGGGCGACGTCGTCGAGCCGCGCCGCGAGTTCATTCAGGAAAACGCGCTGAACGTCGCCAACCTCGACGTCTGA
- a CDS encoding class I adenylate-forming enzyme family protein → MNDPITSAEGITAGLSQPYGSFPQVLADWARVQPGKPALRDEDGEITWGELGDRIERIAARLIEDGLERGQSVAILGTSTVPYALVFLAAVRAGGVAAPLTTSASAEQLAGMAKDSGAKHIFVDRAKLAELGDDAFPGMTRIVLDEELGDWMAPAGTTAPPFDPDERDPFNIIYSSGTTGIPKGIVHSHLMRWRQFATTASAFAASGMDPVSLASTPLYSNTTMVAFLAPLLAGGTVRVMGKFDSRRWLAHAEADRTRVTMLVPVQYQRLMAEPTFGDFDLSNLAVKYCTSAPFSAELKREVLDRMPGTLTEIYSMTEGGVVCLLNAHEFPDKLHTVGRPSPVSELKVLDDEDRPVPPGTPGNLVGRSPTMMSGYKNQDAKTREGYWTDPETGEVWQRMGDIGRIDADGFVELVGRAKDMIISGGFNIFPSDLETALEADPRVVEAAVIGVPSHKWGETPVGFVRLAGGAGEADLPAIMADTNGKLGKTQRLAMLHAIDEMPRSHIGKLLKTELRTIADTLPQPA, encoded by the coding sequence ATGAATGACCCGATTACGAGCGCCGAAGGCATCACCGCCGGCCTGTCGCAGCCCTATGGCTCCTTTCCGCAGGTCTTGGCAGACTGGGCGCGGGTACAGCCCGGAAAGCCCGCGCTGCGCGACGAGGATGGCGAGATCACGTGGGGTGAGCTCGGCGACCGGATAGAGCGGATCGCCGCGCGCCTCATCGAGGACGGGCTCGAGCGCGGCCAGTCTGTGGCGATCCTCGGGACCAGCACGGTTCCCTATGCGCTCGTCTTCCTCGCCGCGGTGCGCGCGGGCGGGGTCGCGGCCCCGCTCACGACCAGCGCCAGTGCCGAGCAGCTCGCCGGCATGGCGAAGGACTCGGGGGCGAAGCACATCTTCGTCGATCGTGCGAAGCTGGCCGAACTCGGCGACGACGCGTTTCCCGGCATGACCCGCATCGTCCTCGACGAAGAACTGGGCGACTGGATGGCGCCTGCGGGTACGACCGCTCCGCCGTTCGATCCGGACGAGCGCGATCCGTTCAACATCATCTATTCCAGCGGCACGACCGGCATCCCGAAGGGCATCGTCCATTCGCACCTGATGCGCTGGCGGCAGTTCGCCACCACGGCGAGCGCGTTCGCCGCCAGCGGAATGGACCCGGTGAGCCTCGCCTCCACCCCGCTCTATTCGAACACCACGATGGTGGCCTTCCTCGCCCCGCTGCTGGCGGGCGGCACGGTGCGCGTGATGGGCAAGTTCGATAGCAGGCGCTGGCTCGCCCATGCCGAAGCCGACAGGACGCGCGTGACGATGCTGGTGCCGGTCCAGTATCAGAGGCTGATGGCCGAGCCGACCTTCGGCGACTTCGACCTGTCGAACCTGGCGGTGAAGTACTGCACCTCCGCGCCGTTTTCCGCCGAGCTGAAGCGCGAGGTGCTGGACCGGATGCCCGGCACGCTCACCGAAATCTATTCGATGACCGAAGGCGGCGTCGTGTGCCTGCTCAACGCGCACGAGTTTCCGGACAAGCTGCACACCGTCGGCCGCCCCTCTCCGGTGAGCGAGCTCAAAGTCCTCGACGACGAGGATCGGCCGGTGCCGCCGGGGACGCCGGGCAACCTCGTGGGGCGGTCGCCGACGATGATGTCGGGCTACAAGAACCAGGACGCCAAGACGCGCGAAGGGTACTGGACCGATCCCGAGACCGGCGAGGTCTGGCAGCGGATGGGCGACATCGGACGGATCGACGCCGACGGCTTCGTCGAACTCGTCGGCCGTGCGAAGGACATGATCATCTCGGGCGGGTTCAACATCTTCCCGAGCGACCTCGAAACGGCGCTCGAGGCGGATCCGCGGGTGGTCGAAGCCGCGGTGATCGGCGTACCGAGCCACAAGTGGGGAGAGACCCCGGTCGGCTTCGTCCGGCTGGCGGGCGGCGCCGGCGAGGCGGACCTGCCGGCCATCATGGCCGATACCAACGGCAAGCTCGGCAAGACCCAGCGGCTCGCGATGCTCCATGCGATCGACGAGATGCCGCGCAGCCACATCGGCAAGTTGCTGAAAACCGAACTCAGGACGATCGCCGACACGCTGCCGCAACCGGCCTGA
- a CDS encoding TetR/AcrR family transcriptional regulator: protein MTGNETADGAEKRRFVEVARRLIAERGDLVSRAAVATGASVSRARIEAVFPAEADLLDAIVEQWFDEPVAIMEEVLASDLPANRKMYEFFARRFVLNRQRYRADPAAFKVYCDLGTAHFDRLESYIDLGDHYLCELIAQAQAEGAFEGLAIGEALSLINQMVAAYTLSDLIVFLDDKLSEEKLGRIVDTLFAGLSARDGGARGVTGLRAA from the coding sequence GTGACCGGGAACGAGACCGCGGACGGCGCGGAGAAACGCCGCTTCGTCGAAGTCGCGAGACGCCTGATTGCCGAGCGTGGCGATCTCGTCAGCCGCGCTGCCGTGGCCACCGGCGCCAGCGTTTCTCGCGCGCGGATCGAGGCGGTATTCCCGGCCGAGGCCGATCTGCTCGACGCGATCGTCGAACAGTGGTTCGACGAACCCGTCGCGATCATGGAGGAGGTGCTCGCGAGCGATCTTCCGGCCAATCGCAAGATGTACGAATTCTTCGCCCGCCGGTTCGTCCTCAACCGCCAGCGCTACCGCGCCGATCCGGCCGCCTTCAAGGTGTACTGCGATCTCGGCACAGCCCATTTCGACCGGCTGGAAAGCTACATAGATCTTGGCGATCACTACCTGTGCGAACTGATCGCGCAGGCGCAGGCCGAAGGCGCGTTCGAAGGGCTGGCGATTGGCGAGGCGCTGTCGCTCATCAACCAGATGGTCGCGGCCTACACCCTGTCCGATCTCATCGTCTTCCTCGACGACAAGCTGAGCGAGGAAAAGCTCGGCCGGATCGTCGACACGCTGTTCGCCGGCCTGTCCGCCCGCGATGGCGGGGCGCGCGGCGTCACGGGCCTGCGCGCCGCCTGA
- a CDS encoding type 2 periplasmic-binding domain-containing protein: MRIYLAIALGLVTLTGCDIPRDPGETESRIRERGAIRLGIIAGVTPDPESLATLATVARKTGARVVSVRGHGEELLEGLEDDRFDIVLGRFADDSPWATAVHFGTPPGGPPSPPKSMRLTRFAFKNGENGWIDLVEGSAP, translated from the coding sequence ATGCGGATTTATCTTGCGATAGCGCTGGGTCTGGTCACGCTTACAGGATGCGACATACCGCGCGACCCCGGCGAAACCGAAAGTCGCATCCGCGAACGGGGGGCGATCCGTCTCGGAATCATAGCGGGCGTTACGCCCGATCCGGAAAGTCTTGCGACCCTTGCCACCGTCGCGCGGAAAACCGGCGCGCGCGTCGTCTCGGTCCGGGGGCATGGCGAGGAGCTTCTCGAAGGGCTGGAGGATGACCGGTTCGATATCGTCCTGGGCCGTTTCGCCGACGATTCGCCATGGGCCACCGCGGTTCATTTCGGAACGCCGCCGGGTGGCCCGCCGTCTCCGCCCAAGTCGATGCGCCTCACGCGCTTCGCCTTCAAAAACGGCGAGAACGGTTGGATCGACCTGGTGGAGGGGTCGGCCCCATGA
- a CDS encoding bifunctional metallophosphatase/5'-nucleotidase, translating to MLRQIAMLPLALGLAACATVPPVETAKPVTVRIVGLNDFHGNLEPLARPYALGDGKGGTQEVYAGGAAAFATAVAKLRGQNRDSLVIGAGDLISASPLASSLFLDEPTVGVMNRIRLDYTSVGNHEFDRGWKELKRLREGGCEKLTQREPCAVEPDYRGTDYPILAANVRMPDGTTLFPGYGITRFGSGADAVAIGVIGLTLKGTADIVMPAGIEGLTFEDEADSINALVPRVLAEGADAVVVAIHQGLVSEPGDGFNGCGAMAGDLRAILDRLDPRVNLVLSGHTHRAYVCDFSKVDPARRFTVTSAGFGGAMLTDIALTIDPAAHRVTGITARNVPVQSAGGEGRAVNPAFENFTADPAIAAYVARYVAAAAEVADRPVGRISATATKAGRESELGNLIADAQLASTRDAGAQLALMNSGGIRADLAARDGGTVTYGDIYAVQPFGNTLVTMTLTGAQLLAVLDQQFAGREGNILSVSRGFAMTLDPSRPAGQRVVAATLDGKPIDPEASYRVTVNNFIAGGGDGFTALKAGTNPVVGPLDLDSMEAYLAGTATVPVPALGRVTIVGG from the coding sequence ATGCTCCGCCAGATCGCCATGCTCCCGCTCGCCCTCGGCCTCGCCGCGTGCGCCACCGTCCCGCCCGTTGAAACCGCCAAGCCGGTCACCGTCCGCATCGTCGGTCTGAACGATTTTCACGGCAACCTCGAACCGCTGGCGCGGCCCTATGCGCTGGGCGACGGGAAGGGCGGGACGCAGGAGGTCTACGCCGGCGGCGCCGCCGCTTTCGCCACCGCCGTCGCGAAGCTGCGCGGGCAGAATCGCGACAGCCTGGTGATCGGGGCGGGCGACCTCATCAGCGCGAGCCCGCTGGCAAGCTCGCTGTTCCTCGACGAACCCACCGTCGGCGTGATGAACCGCATCCGCCTCGACTACACCAGCGTCGGCAATCACGAATTCGACCGCGGGTGGAAGGAACTGAAGCGCCTGCGCGAAGGGGGCTGCGAGAAACTGACCCAGCGCGAACCCTGCGCGGTCGAGCCCGATTACAGGGGCACCGACTATCCCATACTCGCGGCCAACGTGCGGATGCCCGACGGCACGACACTGTTCCCCGGCTACGGCATCACGCGGTTCGGCAGCGGCGCCGATGCGGTGGCGATCGGGGTCATCGGCCTCACCCTCAAGGGCACGGCCGATATCGTCATGCCCGCCGGGATCGAAGGCCTGACGTTCGAGGACGAGGCCGATTCGATCAACGCACTGGTCCCCCGTGTGCTGGCCGAAGGGGCCGATGCGGTCGTCGTCGCGATCCACCAGGGGCTGGTGTCCGAACCCGGTGACGGCTTCAATGGATGCGGGGCGATGGCGGGGGACCTGCGCGCGATTCTCGACCGGCTCGATCCGCGCGTGAACCTCGTCCTCAGCGGTCACACGCACAGGGCCTATGTCTGCGATTTTTCCAAGGTCGATCCGGCGCGCCGCTTCACCGTCACGAGCGCCGGGTTCGGCGGTGCGATGCTGACCGACATCGCGCTGACGATCGACCCGGCCGCGCATCGGGTAACCGGGATTACCGCGCGCAACGTTCCGGTGCAAAGCGCGGGCGGCGAAGGGCGCGCCGTGAACCCCGCCTTCGAAAACTTTACGGCCGATCCCGCCATCGCCGCCTACGTCGCACGCTACGTCGCCGCCGCGGCCGAAGTCGCGGACCGCCCGGTGGGCCGCATCTCGGCCACCGCGACGAAGGCGGGCCGCGAAAGCGAGCTCGGCAACCTCATCGCCGATGCCCAGCTGGCCTCCACGCGCGATGCGGGGGCGCAGCTTGCGCTGATGAATTCGGGCGGCATCCGCGCCGACCTCGCCGCGCGCGACGGGGGAACGGTGACTTACGGCGATATCTATGCTGTCCAGCCGTTCGGCAACACGCTCGTGACGATGACCCTGACCGGCGCGCAGCTGCTGGCCGTTCTGGACCAGCAGTTCGCCGGGCGGGAAGGCAACATCCTGTCGGTGAGCCGGGGCTTTGCCATGACGCTCGACCCGTCGCGCCCTGCCGGGCAGCGGGTGGTGGCGGCCACGCTCGACGGTAAGCCGATCGATCCGGAGGCGAGCTACCGCGTGACGGTCAACAACTTCATCGCCGGCGGCGGCGACGGTTTCACCGCCCTGAAGGCCGGAACGAACCCGGTCGTCGGACCGCTCGATCTCGATTCGATGGAGGCGTATCTGGCAGGAACGGCGACGGTGCCGGTACCGGCGCTGGGCCGGGTCACCATCGTCGGCGGCTAG
- a CDS encoding cation diffusion facilitator family transporter, with amino-acid sequence MSSIIAAMYFTMGASKAMQSALIEDVLSLVPAVTWLVAAGLEPKRSTEKFPFGFVRFNSLAFLIAAVALALVGGFLFYESATTLLMGEHPTVPPVTLFGRDIWLGWLMVAALVYSIVPPVVLGRMKQPVAERLRDKVLHTDALMQKADWQTGLAGVVGVMGIGLGYWWADSAAALFIAISILKDGYQNIRTAAAELLDGAPRALESSDIADDARQLKERLLDRWPRATVRLRESGRYIYASVENVADPGPVPSPEELMAPYPAWRLDRLQFTAYDQTAESGDKDRQ; translated from the coding sequence ATGAGTTCGATCATCGCCGCGATGTATTTCACCATGGGTGCAAGCAAGGCCATGCAAAGCGCGCTGATCGAAGACGTGCTCAGCCTCGTACCGGCGGTGACCTGGCTCGTCGCCGCAGGGCTTGAACCGAAGCGATCGACGGAAAAATTCCCCTTCGGTTTCGTCCGTTTCAACAGTTTGGCCTTCCTGATCGCCGCGGTCGCGTTGGCACTCGTGGGCGGATTCCTGTTCTACGAAAGCGCGACCACCCTCCTGATGGGAGAACATCCGACCGTTCCGCCCGTAACCCTGTTCGGGCGCGACATCTGGCTGGGATGGCTGATGGTCGCCGCGTTGGTTTACTCGATCGTTCCGCCCGTCGTCCTGGGCCGGATGAAGCAGCCCGTCGCCGAACGCCTGCGGGACAAGGTCCTGCATACCGACGCACTCATGCAGAAAGCCGACTGGCAGACGGGTCTGGCCGGCGTAGTCGGTGTGATGGGGATCGGTCTGGGATACTGGTGGGCCGACAGCGCAGCCGCGCTATTCATCGCGATCTCGATATTGAAGGACGGATATCAAAACATCCGGACCGCCGCCGCCGAATTGCTCGATGGTGCCCCTCGCGCGTTGGAAAGTTCCGACATTGCCGACGATGCCCGGCAACTCAAGGAACGCCTGCTGGACCGTTGGCCCCGTGCCACGGTCCGTCTTCGCGAGTCCGGGCGCTACATCTACGCTTCGGTTGAGAACGTCGCCGATCCGGGACCCGTCCCCTCCCCGGAAGAACTCATGGCTCCCTATCCCGCTTGGCGTCTCGATCGCCTTCAATTCACGGCTTACGATCAAACGGCAGAGAGCGGCGACAAGGACCGGCAGTAA